One Ornithorhynchus anatinus isolate Pmale09 chromosome 2, mOrnAna1.pri.v4, whole genome shotgun sequence DNA segment encodes these proteins:
- the LOC100087358 gene encoding apoptosis-associated speck-like protein containing a CARD has product MGSARDHILTALENLTSDEFKKFKTKLLSCPLREGFGRIPRGPLMNMDVIDLTDKIVTTYMENYGLELTTAILRDINQAEAAALQKAAGAAAPRVGPSKIALGEAEQQHFMDKHRQALINRVTSVDALLDALYGKVLSEQQYQEVRAEKPSANQMRKLFSFSVAWNRSCKDQLFQALKATHPFLVSDLENS; this is encoded by the exons ATGGGAAGCGCCCGGGACCACATTCTGACAGCTCTGGAAAACCTCACTTCCGATGAATTCAAGAAATTCAAGACCAAGTTGCTCAGCTGCCCCTTGAGGGAAGGCTTTGGCCGGATCCCCCGGGGGCCCCTGATGAACATGGATGTAATAGATCTCACAGACAAGATCGTGACAACTTACATggagaattatggactggagctgACCACTGCCATCCTGAGGGACATCAACCAGGCTGAGGCTGCTGCCTTGCAGAAGGCCGCGGGTGCTG CTGCTCCAAGAGTTGGTCCGTCCAAAATTGCCTTAGGTGAAGCAG AGCAACAACACTTCATGGATAAGCACCGACAGGCTCTCATTAATCGGGTCACCTCGGTGGACGCTCTCCTGGACGCCTTGTATGGGAAAGTGCTGAGTGAACAACAATACCAAGAGGTCCGAGCAGAGAAGCCCAGCGCtaatcagatgaggaaattgttcAGCTTTTCTGTAGCCTGGAATCGCTCCTGCAAAGACCAGCTCTTCCAGGCCCTAAAGGCGACCCACCCCTTCCTGGTGAGCGATCTGGAAAACAGCTGA